ttttttttcccgccaaaaaaaaagtttccgccaaacttttttcccgcaaaaaaaaaaattctgccaaaagaaaaattttccgtcaaatttttttttcgtaacaaatttttCCTCAGccaaaaaattgattttaaaaatccttataaatattttctggcggcaaatagatttacaaggaattttaaaagggttttaaaagatttacaagagatttaaaaatgttttaaaagatttacaagagattttaaaagagttttaaaagatttacaagggattttaaaagggttttaaaaaatttacaagtaattttaaaaggttttaaaatctcttgtaaatctttcaaaacacttttaaaccctttaaaaatctttacaaatcatttgtaaatcttttaaagccctttaaagttccttgtaaatattgtaaaccccttttaaaatccattgtaaatattttaaaatccttttaaaacaattttaaaccctttaaaaatctttataagacatttgtaaatcttttcaatccctttaaaatatcttgtaaatcttttaaaacccttttaaaatcccttgtaaatcttttaaaaaccttttaaaatcccttgtaaatcacccttttaaaatcccttgtacatcacccttttaaaattccttgtaaatcttataaaacccctttaaaatcccttgtaaatcttttaaaactcttttaaaatcccttgtaaatctatttcccgcaaaaaaaaaaattggcgggaaaaatatttttgaaaacaaaatttggcgggaaattttttttcgaaattttttggcgggaaatttattttggaatattttaggcaaaaaatattaatatttcattttgtaaacctaaaacaatttccaaataagAGTAAAATGGTcgttaaaaatttaaagagggtagaaataaaaatggataaaataaaagagtatAGTTGAAAAGGGGCATCATAAAAAAGGCAttagaaataatttttcatgttttaaatgacaataatttaaaagttaactAAAAGAGTCTATAATGGGTAATAACAAACGTATAACACTAGTGAAAATAGGACTTGTCAATCcatgaattaaatattttcatggaTACGGTCGTAGGGAAATAAATCTTTCCGTCAGTCCTAAAAAGCCTAAATTATTGGATAgacaaaaatctgaaaatctTAAATCACACGTAAATCAAACGTATTTACCCCCACATGGAACTTAATCCAATCTATTAAATTCAGGTGGCGACCGTTCATTGGTTCTTGTCTCTAGAATCCCAAAGGACTCGTTTCCGAGTATAAAAATACGTTCCTCAATTCAAagtacaaaccaaaaacagaaccgAAACAGAAAATGGCGGGAAAATCCTTTATGACTCCGGCGATTATGCTCGCCATGCTTCTCCTTATTTCACCGGAGACTTACGCCGGTCACGACTACCGCGACGCTCTCCGCAAGAGCATCCTCTTCTTCGAAGGTCAACGCTCCGGCAAACTTCCACCAGATCAACGCCTTAAGTGGCGCCGTGACTCCGCCTTACGCGACGGTTCTTCCGCCGGCGTGGATTTAACGGGAGGGTACTACGACGCTGGAGACAACGTAAAATTCGGATTCCCGATGGCGTTCACGACGACAATGATGTCATGGAGCGTCATAGATTTCGGTAAAACAATGGGACCGGAGCTTGAAAACGCCGTGAAAGCTATCAAATGGGGAACGGATTATCTCATGAAAGCGACTCAGATTCCCGACGTCGTCTTTGTCCAAGTCGGAGACGCTTACTCCGATCATAATTGTTGGGAACGCCCCGAGGACATGGACACACTACGAACCGTTTATAAAATCGATAAAGACCATTCTGGTTCTGAAGTCGCCGGAGAAACCGCCGCCGCACTAGCAGCCGCATCAATCGTGTTTGAAAAACGCGATCCAGTATACTCCAAAATGCTCCTGGACCGAGCAACAAGGGTACTTTTCTTTaaagtttctttaatttcGTCTTTTTGAAATGATAGGGAAAAAAAATCGtgattttgtcaaaaaagtGTTAACAATTGGTTATATACTTTGCTTGTGTGATAAATATTCTCTTCATTAGTTTCTAATAATGTTTGTTTCCGTACTTTCGTGACCCACATGCATTAGTTTAGACCTAATATGAAGTATGGAactactttgtttttgttagaaaCGTATGAACCATTTCACATTACTTAATGTAAAGAACTTTTGACTTGTGTATATTTTCGACATCTACGAAAATAAACTAAGTTTATGGAAAATGTGAATGGACATAGGTGTTTGCGTTCGCCCAAAAGTACCGAGGAGCGTACAGTGATAGTCTTTATCAAGCAGTGTGTCCTTTTTACTGCGATTTCAACGGTTACGAGgtaattatacaaattttaccACAGTTTGATATATCTTTCATAAACatttgttgatgaaaatgttgCGTGTAGGATGAGTTGCTATGGGGAGCGGCTTGGCTACATAAAGCGTCGAAGAAACGAGTGTATAGAGAGTTCATTGTGAAGAACCAAGTTATTCTAAGAGCTGGAGATACGATCCACGAATTTGGTTGGGATAATAAACATGCCGGGATTAATGTCTTAGTCTCCAAAATGGTATTGATGGGAAAAGCAGAGTATTTTCAGAGTTTTAAGCAAAACGCTGATGAGTTTATCTGTTCTTTATTGCCTGGAATTTCTCACCCTCAAGTCCAATACTCACAAGGAGGATTATTAGTGAAGAGTGGAGGAAGTAATATGCAACATGTAacatctttgtcttttttgttaCTAACATACTCTAATTACCTAAGCCACGCAAATAAGGTGGTGCCATGTGGCGAATTTACAGCTTCTCCTGCTCTTCTCCGTCAAGTCGCCAAGCGTCAGGTAACTAAACTAACCAacattcctctgttttagCATAATAGAGAGATTCATTAACGTAAGTGTTTGGTGGCGTACGTTAACATAGGTGGACTACATACTAGGAGATAATCCAATGAAAATGTCGTACATGGTTGGGTATGGTTCGAGGTTTCCACAGAAGATTCATCATCGTGGCAGCTCGGTTCCTTCAGTTGTGGACCATCCTGATCGTATAGGGTGCAAAGACGGATCTCGTTATTTCTTCAGCAATAATCCTAATCCTAATTTGCTAATTGGCGCCGTCGTTGGTGGGCCTAATATCACCGACGATTTTCCTGATTCGAGACCTTACTTTCAGCTGACTGAGCCCACTACTTATATCAACGCACCTCTTTTGGGCCTACTTGGTTATTTCTCGGCCCATTATTGATTTCACACCTCGAACTCGAACGAAGCATGAAAGtctatttttgttgtgaaaCATTTTTAGTTGATTGTTACCGATTAGTAGATTCACTAGATTCTCTAAATCTACGaacaaataattgtataaattaatcGAGTACAcaataatcaatttttaatcATATGGGAGttaggaaaaacaaagagtaatAATGAGAGAAAGGGGGAGACAAgagtaattaatattttgatgacCAAACTAATCAAAAATCAGGAATTTGTCTTTTGGACTTTGGTCGGCTGCTTTACGCTTAACACAAAAGAACGCTATTTTGTCTCCTCCACGCAATTACCTCTTCTCACTCTCAGACATTTTGTCAAACAGATGGTGCTCGTTTCTGAATCAGCTTAAGAACTAACAAGGAGACAGACACTAAGCTTGGTTTTTCTCTCCGATTAGACGGAGGAAAAAGTGAAAACGAGGGGCTTAGACGAGTGATGTGATAGAGATGGAAGGAGTTGAGCTAgaattagaaagaagaagcaagttCTTGAACAGTTtgatacagaagaagaaggctaAAGAACAGCAAGATCAGAAAGATGAGTTCAATGTTCGTGTTAGGGCTTCAGATATGCCTTTGCCTCAACAGAACAGAGCCTTTAGTTTGTCGCGTGAGATTTTGAATGCTACTCCAGGGAAGGCTGATAACAAAAGACTCGCTCATGCCCTAAAAAAGGTTAGATCTTTTGTATCTCTCTCATGATTTTTCTGTATTTGGGTTGAATTGGAGTCATTGAAGTCTAGTACTTGGattgagttttgaattttgacaCAGAATCTAAAAGTATTGAGCTGCTTTTGGGTTCTAGGGCTACGTCTCAAAGTCGCATGCTTTTTGTAGAATGTGGTTATGgtcttctctttcttgatTGGTTTGAAGATGTGATGA
This sequence is a window from Arabidopsis thaliana chromosome 1 sequence. Protein-coding genes within it:
- the GH9B6 gene encoding glycosyl hydrolase 9B6 (glycosyl hydrolase 9B6 (GH9B6); FUNCTIONS IN: hydrolase activity, hydrolyzing O-glycosyl compounds, catalytic activity; INVOLVED IN: carbohydrate metabolic process; LOCATED IN: endomembrane system; EXPRESSED IN: sperm cell, male gametophyte, pollen tube; EXPRESSED DURING: L mature pollen stage, M germinated pollen stage; CONTAINS InterPro DOMAIN/s: Six-hairpin glycosidase (InterPro:IPR012341), Glycoside hydrolase, family 9, active site (InterPro:IPR018221), Six-hairpin glycosidase-like (InterPro:IPR008928), Glycoside hydrolase, family 9 (InterPro:IPR001701); BEST Arabidopsis thaliana protein match is: glycosyl hydrolase 9B1 (TAIR:AT1G70710.1); Has 1742 Blast hits to 1728 proteins in 256 species: Archae - 2; Bacteria - 580; Metazoa - 187; Fungi - 17; Plants - 918; Viruses - 0; Other Eukaryotes - 38 (source: NCBI BLink).), translating into MAGKSFMTPAIMLAMLLLISPETYAGHDYRDALRKSILFFEGQRSGKLPPDQRLKWRRDSALRDGSSAGVDLTGGYYDAGDNVKFGFPMAFTTTMMSWSVIDFGKTMGPELENAVKAIKWGTDYLMKATQIPDVVFVQVGDAYSDHNCWERPEDMDTLRTVYKIDKDHSGSEVAGETAAALAAASIVFEKRDPVYSKMLLDRATRVFAFAQKYRGAYSDSLYQAVCPFYCDFNGYEDELLWGAAWLHKASKKRVYREFIVKNQVILRAGDTIHEFGWDNKHAGINVLVSKMVLMGKAEYFQSFKQNADEFICSLLPGISHPQVQYSQGGLLVKSGGSNMQHVTSLSFLLLTYSNYLSHANKVVPCGEFTASPALLRQVAKRQVDYILGDNPMKMSYMVGYGSRFPQKIHHRGSSVPSVVDHPDRIGCKDGSRYFFSNNPNPNLLIGAVVGGPNITDDFPDSRPYFQLTEPTTYINAPLLGLLGYFSAHY
- a CDS encoding Dynein light chain type 1 family protein (Dynein light chain type 1 family protein; FUNCTIONS IN: microtubule motor activity; INVOLVED IN: microtubule-based process; LOCATED IN: microtubule associated complex; EXPRESSED IN: 23 plant structures; EXPRESSED DURING: 13 growth stages; CONTAINS InterPro DOMAIN/s: Dynein light chain, type 1/2 (InterPro:IPR001372); BEST Arabidopsis thaliana protein match is: Dynein light chain type 1 family protein (TAIR:AT5G20110.1); Has 1246 Blast hits to 1246 proteins in 225 species: Archae - 0; Bacteria - 0; Metazoa - 642; Fungi - 104; Plants - 252; Viruses - 0; Other Eukaryotes - 248 (source: NCBI BLink).) is translated as MEGVELELERRSKFLNSLIQKKKAKEQQDQKDEFNVRVRASDMPLPQQNRAFSLSREILNATPGKADNKRLAHALKKDFDSAYGPAWHCIVGTSFGSYVTHSTGGFLYFQIDKVYVLLFKTAVEPLDQK